CGGGACGGTCAGCCAACCGGCGCAGGGATATCTGGGCTTCGTCCTTGGCATAGGCAATGCCGGTAACAACTTCCTGTTCCACGATCTCTTCCTCATCGCAAATCAACGTTCCGGGCGGATTCAGCACGTCACCCATGCCCGGAGCATCGGGATCTTCAAAGCTCGAGCGCACGAAGGTGCGCACCTTGTGTACCATGGCCAGTTCGACGGAGCGCACCTGCAATACCTTGGCGCCAAGCGAAGCCATTTCCAGCATTTCCTCAAACGCTACCTTTTTCAGGCGGCGCGCTTTTGGCTCGATGCGTGGATCGGTGGTATAGACACCATCGACATCGGTATAGATGTCGCAACGGTCGGCCTTGACGGCTGCCGCGATTGCCACCGCCGAGGTATCGGACCCGCCGCGGCCCAGCGTGGCAATGCGATTGTCCGGGCCAATGCCCTGGAAACCGGCCACCACGGCGACCTGGCCCTCACCCATGCGGCGGATGATATCGGAACCGTCGATGTCCTGGATGCGGGCCGCGCCATGCGCATTGTCGGTCTTAATGGCAATCTGCCAGCCCTGCCAGGAGCGGGCATTGATACCGAGCGATTGCAGCGCAATGGCAAGCAGACCGGATGTCACCTGTTCACCGGAGGCCACGATAGCGTCATATTCACGCGCATCATAGAAAGGCGAAGCAGCACCGGCGACCTTGGGCATGGTCTGGACCCAGTCCACCAATTCGTTGGTCTTGCCGGACATGGCCGAAACCACCACGGCAACTTCGTGGCCGGCATCCACTTCACGTTTCACATGCCGCGCCACGTTGTGAATGCGTTCAAGATTGGCGACGGATGTACCGCCGAATTTCATCACAATGCGCGCCATGG
The Allorhizobium ampelinum S4 genome window above contains:
- a CDS encoding aspartate kinase codes for the protein MARIVMKFGGTSVANLERIHNVARHVKREVDAGHEVAVVVSAMSGKTNELVDWVQTMPKVAGAASPFYDAREYDAIVASGEQVTSGLLAIALQSLGINARSWQGWQIAIKTDNAHGAARIQDIDGSDIIRRMGEGQVAVVAGFQGIGPDNRIATLGRGGSDTSAVAIAAAVKADRCDIYTDVDGVYTTDPRIEPKARRLKKVAFEEMLEMASLGAKVLQVRSVELAMVHKVRTFVRSSFEDPDAPGMGDVLNPPGTLICDEEEIVEQEVVTGIAYAKDEAQISLRRLADRPGVSAAIFGPLSESHINVDMIVQNISEDGSKTDMTFTVPSGDVDKALKVLSDNQEKIGFDVVQSEKGLVKVSVIGIGMRSHAGVAATAFRALADKGINIKAITTSEIKISILIDGPYAELAVRTLHSCYGLDKA